One window from the genome of Populus alba chromosome 15, ASM523922v2, whole genome shotgun sequence encodes:
- the LOC118036877 gene encoding pentatricopeptide repeat-containing protein At3g26782, mitochondrial — MHRLGSLLSHKPLLNPRAPLYSLISSSTFSYSPNSIEIFYEHLLKSCNGSSSLKQIHSALTTTGLITTSPHLGGQIIIKYAKFDDLNRARLLFDNINVCYDKPTSFLCNTMIRAYANVGQCFETLKLYSFMRKTGTFVNNYTYPFVFKACALNLLVREGKVVHGDALKNGFGSDLYVEAGLVDMYAKCGLFVDCRKIFDEMSTKDLVCWTAMITAYEQAEKPEEALVLFKKMQQEEGLLADSIAVVSVASAVGQLGDVRNAHTVHGYAFRKSLIEELCVGNSILAMHTKCGNTEKARLVFDMMMERDVISWNSMLSGYTQNGQATEALLLFDEMRDSDCQPTPVTALIMVSACAYLGFQHLGRKFHDFIVDSRMEIDTNLSNALMDMYAKCGDLEKAVDWFNGIPPTERNAGSWNVLISGYGMHGHGKEALELFSRMQEEGVEPNHFTFTSILSACSHAGLIDEGRKCFAEMKRLSVTLEDKHHACVVDMLGRAGLLQEAFDLIKEMPSPPSDGVWGALLLACKIHGNMELGKTAASNLLQLEPNHTGYYVLMSNIYAASNKWKEVWKLRQDMKNKGLKKPAAFSMIEYGEHILGFHTADQENPFRHEVYKKMESLAIEMKMAGYVPDLSCALHDVEEEDKERMLNYHSEKLAVAFGVLKIEPGMVIRVTKNLRVCNDCHSAFKYISHIYQRKIIVRDANRFHHFQGGACSCKDSW, encoded by the coding sequence ATGCACCGGTTGGGATCGCTACTCTCTCATAAACCTCTCTTAAACCCTCGAGCTCCTCTATACTCACTCATCTCATCCTCCACTTTTAGCTACTCTCCTAATTCCATCGAAATCTTTTATGAACATCTCTTAAAATCCTGTAATGGGTCATCCTCTCTCAAACAAATTCACTCAGCTCTCACAACCACTGGCCTTATCACTACAAGCCCTCATTTGGGTGGTCAGATTATCATCAAATATGCAAAATTTGATGACCTTAATAGGGCAAGATTACTTTTTGATAACATTAATGTATGTTATGATAAACCAACTTCTTTCCTTTGTAATACTATGATTAGGGCATATGCAAATGTTGGTCAATGTTTTGAAACGTTAAAGTTGTATTCTTTCATGCGTAAGACTGGCACTTTTGTGAATAATTACACTTACCCTTTCGTGTTCAAAGCTTGTGCTTTGAATTTGTTGGTTCGTGAAGGGAAAGTTGTTCATGGAGATGCTTTAAAAAATGGGTTCGGTTCGGATTTGTATGTTGAGGCTGGTTTGGTTGACATGTACGCAAAATGTGGCCTTTTTGTTGATTGTCGCAAGATTTTCGACGAAATGTCTACGAAGGATTTAGTTTGCTGGACAGCAATGATAACTGCTTATGAGCAGGCTGAGAAGCCTGAGGAGGCTCTCGTTTTGTTCAAAAAGATGCAGCAAGAAGAGGGTCTTCTAGCAGATTCGATTGCTGTAGTGAGTGTTGCATCTGCTGTTGGTCAATTAGGAGATGTTAGGAACGCTCACACAGTGCATGGTTATGCCTTTCGTAAATCGTTGATTGAGGAATTATGTGTtggtaactcaattttagctaTGCATACAAAATGCGGGAATACAGAAAAGGCACGTTTGGTTTTTGATATGATGATGGAAAGAGATGTTATCTCATGGAATTCTATGCTTTCTGGCTATACTCAAAATGGGCAAGCCACTGAAGCTCTGTTGCTGTTTGATGAGATGCGTGATTCTGATTGTCAACCTACTCCTGTTACGGCATTGATCATGGTTTCAGCTTGCGCTTATTTGGGTTTTCAACATCTTGGAAGGAAATTCCATGATTTTATCGTCGATAGCAGAATGGAAATTGacacaaatctttcaaatgCTCTGATGGACATGTATGCCAAGTGTGGAGACTTGGAAAAGGCGGTGGATTGGTTCAATGGCATTCCCCCCACTGAACGGAATGCTGGTTCTTGGAATGTATTGATTTCAGGGTATGGCATGCATGGACATGGTAAAGAAGCACTAGAACTCTTTTCAAGAATGCAGGAGGAAGGTGTTGAGCCAAAccatttcactttcacttcaATTCTTTCTGCTTGCAGCCATGCAGGCCTCATTGATGAAGGTAGGAAATGTTTTGCAGAAATGAAAAGGCTATCTGTGACACTGGAGGATAAACACCATGCTTGTGTGGTTGATATGCTTGGCCGAGCTGGGCTCTTGCAGGAAGCATTTGATCTGATTAAGGAAATGCCATCACCTCCGAGTGATGGAGTATGGGGTGCTCTACTGCTAGCTTGCAAAATCCATGGGAACATGGAATTAGGGAAAACTGCAGCCAGTAATCTACTCCAGCTTGAGCCAAACCATACAGGATACTATGTGCTAATGTCTAACATATATGCAGCATCAAACAAATGGAAAGAAGTTTGGAAGTTGAGGCAAGATATGAAGAATAAAGGATTAAAGAAACCTGCAGCCTTTAGTATGATCGAGTATGGTGAACATATTCTTGGGTTCCACACAGCTGACCAAGAAAATCCATTTAGGCACGAAGTttacaaaaaaatggaaagccTAGCAATCGAGATGAAGATGGCTGGGTATGTACCAGACCTCTCATGTGCTCTACATGATGTCGAAGAGGAAGACAAGGAGCGTATGCTAAACTATCACAGCGAGAAGCTAGCTGTAGCTTTTGGTGTTCTGAAGATAGAACCTGGAATGGTAATTCGAGTAACAAAAAATCTTCGTGTTTGCAATGACTGTCATTCAGCGTTTAAGTATATTTCACACATTTATCAACGAAAGATCATTGTCAGAGATGCAAATCGGTTCCATCACTTCCAGGGAGGTGCCTGCTCATGTAAGGACTCCTGGTGA